In Trichlorobacter lovleyi, the DNA window CCGGCAACTCTGGTTATGGCCCATTCCAGTCCGTCAGGGTCCTTTGATGCGATCAGTGAGACAACACCACCGGTCAGAATGGCAGCGCAGAGAAAACCGACCACCAGATTACGCAGCGGATAGGCGACCGGCGCTGCAGACGGCAACCCGGCATGCATCAGTTCCGGACGGGCCAGATACACAAAGGAGACAATCGCAGCGGTCACCACCCCTTCAACCAGGCCGATGGCCAGATGCACCGGCTGCATCAACAGCAGGAAGGTGCTAAAAGGCAGCGCAGACAGACCGGAAAACAGGGTCTCAAGGACAACGGCAAAGGGGCCGAGCTGCAGCGTCAGCACCGCCGACACAATAACGGCAAAGCTGAGGCGTGTCCCGGCCGGGCGTTGTCCGGCAAGTTTTTTGTAGACCAGGGGATAGACCAGAAAGGCAGGGATCACCCCCATGTTGAAGATATTGCACCCCAGGGCAAGCAGTCCGCCATCGGCAAAAAACAGGGCCTGCACGATCAGGACCCCTGTTATGGCCAGCAGGGCGGCGTGCGGCCCCAACAGGATGGCAAGCAGCAGACCGCCACCAAGGTGCCCGCTTGAACCGGTGCCCGGTATGCTGAAGTTGATCATCTGGGCTGCAAAGAGAAAGGCCCCCATAACCCCCATCAAAGGGATCCTGCGTTCATCCGTATCTGTCCGAAGTTGCGCTGAGCTATAGGCAACAGCACCCGCAGATACTGCCCACATGACCCCGCCCACAGCCGGCGAGACAAGCGCGTCTGCCATATGCATGGATATCTCCAGTGCCACAAAAAGTAAATTCGTAACACCAGTCTATACTCCACTGGCTATCCGCTGTCAACCGGGACGATCATGCACAGAACCCATGAGCAGGACTGTGCAAGCGTGATGAGGAAGGCCGGTCAAAGGAGTGCTGGACGCAGCGTCTGCGACAGAACAGCCCGGTAGATGAGTGCGTGAGTAGCGTATAAGGGAGTAGGCAGACTCTGGAGTAGCTTTTGAAAGCCTTGCTAAAGCAGGTTATTTATTGCCGTCAGGCCTTCCAGCGCCCCGCAGGCCAGGCCGATGTGCGGTGCTGCTATCTCAGGTTCACGGGTATTGATCCTGATCACGGTTGCAGCGGCATGACGCCAACCCAACCGTTCAGACATGGTCCGTATTGTCGGGATAGCTGTTCCGGCTCCCATTTCCAGTACAACAATCTGCTTATTGTGCTGTTCGGCCAGAAACTGCTGCAGGCGTTGCTCCTGGCAGTGGGTCCGGTCCGGCAACCATGACCAGTCACCAAACATCAGGATATTGGGGCGGCTGACACCGTGACAGCGGGGACAGCGGGGGACATGCCCGGCCCGCATGGTCACCGGATCAACGGGGATCTGTTCCCGGTTGGGCCAGATGGTATCAGAACAGGGGGAGAGACATTGCAGCCAGTGGATTGATCCATGCACCTCAAGTATCCGCTCGTCGTCAAAACCGGCTTTTTGAAACTGGCCATCCACGTTGGAGGTAATGACAAAGCAGGTTGCAGCGTTTTGCTCAACCCACTGCCTGATGAGTTGAAACCCCTGATGAGGGACGGTATCACGATACAGATTGGTTCGGTGGCCATAGAAGCCCCAGCCAAAGACAGGATCGCGCTGAAAATGTTCCGGGTTGGCGCACTCCACAAAAGAGAGTCCCAGGCGCGCATAGGGCGGATAAGCCTGCCAAAACCCCTGATTACCGCGAAAATCGGGCAAGCCCGAGTCTACGCCCATCCCGGCACCGGCAGTGATCACAAAGCAGTCGGCAGTGCGCACCAGAGCGGCCGCCCGTTCAATCAGGGAGAGGTCATGTTTAGGGTTCATCATGCCTCCCCTGGCTGACAAACCGGGCAAGCTGATCCGGCGGCAGTGGCCTGCAGAACAAAAAGCCCTGTATAATGGTGCAGCCGCGACCGATCAGATGGGACTTCTGCCCTTCGGTTTCCACCCCTTCTGCAATCAAGGTCAGCCCCAGCTCCTGTGCCATGGCGATGACGGTATTCACCACCGCCGTATCAGACGGTGTGTCATGCAGCCGACGGACAAAGGACTGATCAACCTTGAGTTCCTGAACCGGTAGACGCGAGAGATAGGCCAGCGACGAATAACCGGTGCCAAAATCGTCCAGCGAGAGGCTGACCCCCAGATCACGCAGCTCCTGCAGTTTCTGCTGGGACTGGGCCGTATCAATCATCAGCATGCTTTCGGTCAATTCCAGACAGAGCAGCGCCGGATCAAGACCTGTTTCTGCCAGGACCATACGGACCGTCTCTCCCAGGTCGCCCCGCTGGAACTGTACTGCCGAGATATTGACCGACAGCCGCATGCGAGGCAGTCCGGCCTGCTGCCAGGCGACTGCCTGATGACAGGCCCGATACAGCACCCAGGTGCCCACCGGAACAATCAGGCCGGTTTCTTCAAGGATTGGGATAAACTCTGTCGGGGAGACCGGGGGCAGATCGGCAGGTGCCCAGCGCAGCAACGCCTCAACACCGATCACCCGGCTGTCTTTCGTATCGATCTGGGGTTGATACTGCAGGGCAAAGTCGCTGTTTTCAAAGGCCCGGTGCAACCTGGCAGCCAACATCAGACGGTATTGTGCCCGTTTGTGGAAATCGGTCGTATACCAGACAACCGTATTCCGCCCCAGCCGCTTGGCCTCATACATGGCCGCCTCGGCATTACGCAACAGGTTGTCAGCATCTTCTCCATCGTTAGGAAAGACAACCACACCGATACTGACAGTGATCAGCACCTCAGCCCCGTCCATGACAAACAACTGGGACATCTGCTGTTTTATCCGGTTGACCAGCGTTACCGCCTGATCTCCTCCCTCGGCAAGCGGGGGGACCAGGGCAAACTCGTTGCCCTGAAAACGTCCGACAACGGACAGGGGACAAGCAGCCTGCGTGAGACGGCTGGCGATCTGTATCAGGAGACGGTCTCCAAAATCATGACCAAAGGTATCGTTGACAAATTTGAGGTTATCGATATCGATCAGCAGCAGCGAGAGGGTCTGGTGTTGCCGATCCATCCGCTTGATTTCAGCCGTGAGGTGATTCTCCAGGTAGTAGCGGTTATGCAGACCTGTCAGGGTATCATGGCTGGCCTGCCAGGTCAGGATCTCTTCCTGGGCCTTACGGCTGGTAATATCCTCTTTGATGGCAACAAAATTGGTAATTTCACCGCTCTCATTCCGGATCGGCGCAATACTGCACAGATCCCAGTACAAGGAACCATTCTTGCGCTTGTTGCGGAATTCACCGCGCCATTCCCGGCCGGCCTTGATGGTTTTCCAGAGATCGGCATAGAGTTCGGCAGACTGATGACCTGACTTGAACAGGCTGTTTTTTTGTCCGATCACCTCTGCGCTGCGATAGCCGCTGACCATACAGAAGTGGGGGTTCACATACTCTATGACCCCCTCAGTATCGGTGATGACGACCGAATTGGCGCTTTGTTCAACGGCTGCAAACAGTTTACGCCGTTCCTCAACCTCATGATGCAGGTCGGCAGTCTTGCGGCGGACTTCACGACGCAGCAGCAGGGCAAAAACCCCCAACAACGCCGCCCCCCCCGCCACACCGCCCAGCGTCCACCAGACCCAGGGGGGCATGAGATAGCCCGCCCCCTCAATCCCCAGCCAGCGACTGAGGGACTGATGGTAGACTGAATCACGTTCCTTCTTCATCACCTCAAGATGGCGATCAAAGGCCGCCAGAATATCCTGACTCCTGCCCTTGGGAGCGGCAACCTGCACAGAAACAGGACTGAAGATGATCGGAGTGGCCTTTACCTTGAAGGAGCGCTCATTCAAGAGCGAGAAGAAACGGTTTGCCACCCCGGCATCCACCTCTCCCCAGTCAATCATGTCAAAAATGTCCTTGAAATTATCAGCATAGACCAGGTCACAGCGGATATTGAACTGCTGCAACATCTTGATGAAGGTGTTGCAGTAGACATCGTTTTTTACCACCGCAATTCTTTTGCCGTTCAGATCGGCATAGCTCTCAATTCTTTGACCTGGGCGGCTATAGAGCAGTCCCCAGTTTGATATGACCGTGTGCTGATTATAGCTGTATTTCTGTGCTCTTTCAGGGGTATAGGCGATCCCCACCAACAGGTCGATCTCGGCATGCTGTAAGTTTTCAAGGCATTTACTCCAGACACAGGGGACATACTGGATGGTCCAGCCCTCGTGCCGGGCAATCTCCTCCACAATATCAATCATGATCCCCTGGGCCTTGCCGTTCTCAGCGGTACCGGCCATGGGATGGTTCTGTTCGTAGCCGACCCGCACGACCGGAGCCACCCGGGCAAAGAGCGGCAGGGGCAGCAGCAGCAGCAGCACAACTGAACAGACTGCACGCATCTTACGATGCAGATTTTTCATGCAGCTTCCCCCTTGAAGATAACGGCCCGTTCTTCAAACATTTTTCACTTTTACCACACTGCCAGAATCCTGCAACCTTTACAGCCTGTCCGCACACCCGGTGTTTACAGGCGATCAGCGCGGCAGGCAACAAAAAAGCCGCACTCCGAAAAGTGCGGCTTCAGACCCGGATAGTGTCCTTGGACGATCAGATCCCTTCCCAGCCAAACAGTCCGGTCCCTTTCGGTACCTCAACCATCACTCGGTCACCGTCCTTCACCTGCAGGTGTTCTGCAGCAGCCAGGGTAATCAGCACCCTGCCGTCAAAGAGGTTCTCCTTGTCATCCTCAATAATATCCAGCGAGATTATTGAATTAATTTTATTACGGGGGTTGGTCAGAGAAAATTTCTTTGAAGGACGGGAGCTGTAATGGCGCCAGATGCTACGACAGGTAGCCCGGTTGACAGAGACATGCTCCTCCATTGAAGACCAGAACGTGCCTCCGGTCCGGTCCACGATCTGTACCTGCAGCAGCATCTTGCCGTTCTCAACTTGCAGCGGCATGAAAGTCCAGCCGGTGCCGGACTGCAACGGCGGGGTCAGTTGACTGGGCTGGCTTGCAGCAGCCTGCTGCAGTACCGGCTGCGCCGGCATTTTTTCCAGCTTTTTTGATGCCACGTTCAAGGCGATTGAGAGCACCTGCAGGTTAACCCCCGGCTCACAGAGCAGTACCAGCGAACGCTCCCCGGCCGACCGGGCAATCAGCTTGCCCAGTTCAAAGCGG includes these proteins:
- a CDS encoding energy-coupling factor ABC transporter permease — protein: MHMADALVSPAVGGVMWAVSAGAVAYSSAQLRTDTDERRIPLMGVMGAFLFAAQMINFSIPGTGSSGHLGGGLLLAILLGPHAALLAITGVLIVQALFFADGGLLALGCNIFNMGVIPAFLVYPLVYKKLAGQRPAGTRLSFAVIVSAVLTLQLGPFAVVLETLFSGLSALPFSTFLLLMQPVHLAIGLVEGVVTAAIVSFVYLARPELMHAGLPSAAPVAYPLRNLVVGFLCAAILTGGVVSLIASKDPDGLEWAITRVAGTAELKAPDNRWHTWLAGLQETASFLPDYAFKHPAVAEPQSPASRAAETAGTSLAGIVGVMITLLLLMLGGALLKRVRATA
- a CDS encoding SIR2 family NAD-dependent protein deacylase, whose amino-acid sequence is MNPKHDLSLIERAAALVRTADCFVITAGAGMGVDSGLPDFRGNQGFWQAYPPYARLGLSFVECANPEHFQRDPVFGWGFYGHRTNLYRDTVPHQGFQLIRQWVEQNAATCFVITSNVDGQFQKAGFDDERILEVHGSIHWLQCLSPCSDTIWPNREQIPVDPVTMRAGHVPRCPRCHGVSRPNILMFGDWSWLPDRTHCQEQRLQQFLAEQHNKQIVVLEMGAGTAIPTIRTMSERLGWRHAAATVIRINTREPEIAAPHIGLACGALEGLTAINNLL
- a CDS encoding EAL domain-containing protein; its protein translation is MKNLHRKMRAVCSVVLLLLLPLPLFARVAPVVRVGYEQNHPMAGTAENGKAQGIMIDIVEEIARHEGWTIQYVPCVWSKCLENLQHAEIDLLVGIAYTPERAQKYSYNQHTVISNWGLLYSRPGQRIESYADLNGKRIAVVKNDVYCNTFIKMLQQFNIRCDLVYADNFKDIFDMIDWGEVDAGVANRFFSLLNERSFKVKATPIIFSPVSVQVAAPKGRSQDILAAFDRHLEVMKKERDSVYHQSLSRWLGIEGAGYLMPPWVWWTLGGVAGGAALLGVFALLLRREVRRKTADLHHEVEERRKLFAAVEQSANSVVITDTEGVIEYVNPHFCMVSGYRSAEVIGQKNSLFKSGHQSAELYADLWKTIKAGREWRGEFRNKRKNGSLYWDLCSIAPIRNESGEITNFVAIKEDITSRKAQEEILTWQASHDTLTGLHNRYYLENHLTAEIKRMDRQHQTLSLLLIDIDNLKFVNDTFGHDFGDRLLIQIASRLTQAACPLSVVGRFQGNEFALVPPLAEGGDQAVTLVNRIKQQMSQLFVMDGAEVLITVSIGVVVFPNDGEDADNLLRNAEAAMYEAKRLGRNTVVWYTTDFHKRAQYRLMLAARLHRAFENSDFALQYQPQIDTKDSRVIGVEALLRWAPADLPPVSPTEFIPILEETGLIVPVGTWVLYRACHQAVAWQQAGLPRMRLSVNISAVQFQRGDLGETVRMVLAETGLDPALLCLELTESMLMIDTAQSQQKLQELRDLGVSLSLDDFGTGYSSLAYLSRLPVQELKVDQSFVRRLHDTPSDTAVVNTVIAMAQELGLTLIAEGVETEGQKSHLIGRGCTIIQGFLFCRPLPPDQLARFVSQGRHDEP